A genomic stretch from Limanda limanda chromosome 11, fLimLim1.1, whole genome shotgun sequence includes:
- the pou3f1 gene encoding POU domain, class 3, transcription factor 1, producing MATTAQYIPRNNSLPSNPLMHPDSDRMHQGTTYREVQKMMHHEYLQGLAATNTGHPMSLTHHQWLPSSNTDWSTGTHIGQQEHKASVQATRDQDLSSGFHHRSHLVHQQTQSSHHGSWAPATTHHLSPLSPASNGHQGLVYSQPGYTNLNAMLSPQPGSLHHGMRDPLIDESGSHDNQMESPQQAFSHHQDHSDEDAPSSDDLEQFAKQFKQRRIKLGFTQADVGLALGTLYGNVFSQTTICRFEALQLSFKNMCKLKPLLNKWLEETDSNTGSPTNLDKIAAQGRKRKKRTSIEVGVKGALENHFLKCPKPSAHEITSLAGTLQLEKEVVRVWFCNRRQKEKRMTPVGVPHPNMEDVYSQAETPPLHRTLQSPVQ from the coding sequence ATGGCGACAACAGCTCAGTATATCCCGAGGAATAACTCCTTACCGTCCAACCCGCTCATGCACCCGGACTCGGACCGGATGCACCAGGGGACGACCTACAGAGAGGTGCAGAAGATGATGCACCACGAGTACTTGCAGGGGCTGGCGGCCACCAACACGGGACACCCGATGAGCCTGACGCACCACCAGTGGCTGCCCAGCTCCAACACCGACTGGTCCACCGGCACCCACATCGGCCAGCAGGAGCACAAAGCCAGCGTGCAGGCCACCCGGGACCAGGACCTGAGCAGCGGCTTCCACCACAGATCTCACCTGGTGCACCAGCAGACGCAGAGCAGCCACCATGGGTCGTGGGCGCCCGCCACGACGCACCACCTGTCCCCGCTGTCCCCGGCGTCCAACGGCCACCAGGGGCTGGTCTACTCGCAGCCCGGATACACGAACCTCAACGCCATGCTGAGTCCCCAGCCCGGGTCCCTGCACCACGGCATGCGGGACCCCCTCATCGACGAGTCCGGCAGCCACGACAACCAGATGGAGTCCCCCCAGCAGGCGTTCAGCCACCATCAGGACCACTCGGACGAGGACGCGCCCAGCTCCGACGACCTGGAGCAGTTCGCCAAGCAGTTCAAGCAGCGGCGGATCAAACTGGGCTTTACGCAGGCGGACGTGGGCTTGGCCTTGGGCACCCTGTACGGAAACGTCTTTTCTCAGACCACTATCTGCAGGTTCGAGGCGCTGCAGCTCAGCTTCAAGAACATGTGCAAACTTAAGCCGCTGCTAAACAAGTGGCTGGAGGAGACGGACTCGAACACCGGCAGTCCCACCAATTTGGACAAGATTGCGGCGCAGGGCAGGAAACGAAAGAAGAGGACCTCCATCGAAGTGGGGGTGAAAGGGGCGCTGGAGAACCACTTCTTAAAATGCCCAAAGCCATCTGCTCACGAAATCACCAGTTTAGCCGGCactctgcagctggagaaagagGTTGTGCGCGTTTGGTTTTGCAAcagaagacaaaaagagaaaagaatgaCACCAGTGGGGGTCCCTCACCCGAATATGGAGGACGTATATTCCCAAGCAGAGACCCCTCCTCTACACCGCACACTACAGAGTCCTGTGCAGTGA
- the utp11 gene encoding probable U3 small nucleolar RNA-associated protein 11 yields the protein MSSFRKALKSRQKNHHERSQPVARKHLGLLEKKKDYKLRADDYHKKKNTISALRKKALEKNPDEFYFNMINSKLQDGVHVGTKAKDAEEVTEEQKKMMRTQDSRYVEMKRVAEVKKIERMKAELHLLDADSKQKNKHTFFVDTKKEVESFDLATHLNTAPGLVDRVYNRPTLETLETKSVQGPVKNSVLKKFARNRKNQYKILSQRIDREKKLFVISQKIQTRKDLQDKTKKVKVKRETTNSAAIYKFETKRKR from the exons ATGTCTTCGTTCAGGAAGGCGCTGAAGTCCCGACAGAAGAACCACCATGAGAGATCTCAG cctGTTGCCAGGAAACACCTGGGACtcctggagaagaagaaggactaCAAGCTCCGAGCAGA tgactaccacaagaagaaaaacacgaTCTCTGCTCTGCGGAAGAAAGCTCTGGAGAAGAACCCGGACGAGTTCTACTTTAACATGATCAACTCAAAGCTGCAG GATGGAGTTCACGTAGGCACAAAAGCCAAGGATGcggaggaggtgacagaggagcagaagaagatgatgaggacGCAGGACAGCAGATATGTGGAGATGAAGAGGGTTGCAGAGGTTAAG AAAATCGAGAGGATGAAAGCAGAGCTCCACCTCCTGGACGCAGacagcaaacagaaaaacaagcacACGTTTTTTGTGGATACCAAAAAGGAAG tGGAGTCATTTGACCTGGCCACCCACCTCAACACAGCCCCTGGGCTGGTGGACCGAGTGTACAACCGGCCGACTCTGGAGACCCTGGAGACCAAGAGCGTCCAGGGACCTGTGAAGAATAGCGTTCTGAAG AAGTTCGCCCGGAACAGGAAGAACCAGTATAAGATCCTTTCCCAGAGAATTGATCGAGAAAAGAAACTGTTTGTCATCAGCCAGAAGATCCAGACACGCAAGGATCTGCAG GATAAGACTAAAAAGGTGAAAGTGAAAAGAGAGACGACCAATTCTGCAGCTATTTACAAGTTTGAGACCAAGAGGAAACGCTGA